CGATTATTTGATCGCCCGCTAAAATACCGGCTGATTCCGCCGGTGAGTTACCGGCTATCTCAACAACGCTTACATTTCCTGTAACGACATTGTGCGGAACCATAAAAGCGATTGTAAGCAGTAAAAACGGCAATATAAAATTCATAATTGAACCGGCGCTTAAAACAAGCAGCCTTGTTCCGATACCTTTGCCGGCGAGGCTGCGTTCCACTTGCGGGTCCTCTTCTCCCGCTATTTTGGTAAAACCACCCAAAGGGACCAAGTTTAGCGAATATTCGGTTTCCCCGTATTTGAATGCCGCTATCCGCGGCGGAAAACCCAGCCCGAATTCTTCAACCTTAACCCCACAAGCCTTGGCGGTGGCAAAGTGTCCCAGCTCGTGCGCTAAAACCACAATTATAAGTACAAAGAAGAAGGCGGCGACGGTTGTAATTAGCCCCATCCCCGGAATTACTATTTCATAACCGGCAAGTTCGGTGGCGATTATCGCAATAATTGCGATAGCAAAATAAGCTAAGGCAGCAACCAGCACTACCGCCAGCGTTAGTTCTTTACGGTTAAAAAGGCGATGCTTATAAATTAAAGCTGCAATTGCCGCAATCGGCAGGAGCAATACAAAAGCGATTAGTATATTCATTATTTACTCAAATTCTCCGCAAGTTCGATGGCTGTAACCCTTGCCCAATCGTCGGCGGCAAAAATATTTTCAAGTGTCGGGTTGTTAATGTTTGCGTGTTTTTCTAAGGTTTTTTCAATTAATTCGGCAATATGGTTAAATTTTATGCGAGATTCCAAAAAGAGCGTCACCGCCACCTCATCCGCTGCGCAAAGTACGGCAGGCATGGTCCCGCCTTCTTTTCCGGCATCGATTGCCAGTTTTAAGCAGGGGAAAACATCGGTGTTGGGCTGTTCAAAATCCAATTTATTAATTTTTCGCCAGTCGATTCTCGGTATTGCGGGATTATCCGACCGCTTGCCGTAAGTAAGTGCATATTGGATTGGTAACCGCATATCAGGAATGCCAAGTTGCGCTTTAACCGACCCGTCTTTAAATTCCACCATTGAATGGATAATACTTTGCGGATGAACCAAGACGCTGATATCTTCGTAGGAAATACCGAATAACCAATGCGCTTCGATAACTTCCATCCCTTTATTAAAGAGGGTTGCCGAATCAATCGTAACCTTTTTACCCATTTTCCAAGAAGGGTGCTTTAAGGCTTGCTCCGGTGTTACCTCGGCCAGTTGCTCCTTTGAATAGCCTCTGAACGGTCCTCCGGACGCTGTTAAAACTATCTTGGCGTTTTCCCTGTCTTCTCCTTCAAAGCATTGCCAAATTGCGCTGTGCTCGCTATCTACCGGTAGAATCTCTGCCTTGTGCTTTTCTGCTTCCGACATAATAACGCTTCCCGCCGAAACCAGCGCTTCCTTATTGGAAAGGGCTATTTTTTTACCGGCTCTGACTGCCGCCAGCGTCGGTTTCAATCCGGCGCCTCCGGGAGTTGCAACCACTACGATATCGGCTTCCGGCAGAGCAGACATTTCCTCCATATTTAGATAACGTGAATCCGAGGAAAGTGTTAGTGCAGGTTTATCGGTACAGTAGTAATATTGGGGGCTAAATTCTTTGATTTGTTCTTTAAGAAGTTGGATATTTCCACCGGCGGCCAGCCCGATGACATTAAATCTATCGGGTAGGGCTCGTATTACATCCAGAGTTTGTTGGCCGATGGAGCCGGTAGAACCCAATATAACCAGATTTGTAATCGCATTAGTCATAGTACTAATATCATACAACAATTGCCGCTTTGAGGCTACGCTGGCGTTTGTTGATGCATGGTCTACCCCAGCCGTTCGTGGTGAGCTTGTCGAACCATAACGGCGGCCGGACAGTAATCCTTGTTTCCCCTCGTTCGTTGGACCCTTCGACAGGCTCATGGCAATCTCGCTCTTGTCATCCTGAACGGAGTGAAGGATCTAAGAGGACGGGGAATACAAGCTATGAGGCTACCTCAGAGTCAAAAAAGGCGACGCTCTACCCTAAAATCCGCAACCGAACGTTGCACTATTCGCCAACTCCCAGATTCTTCGACAGGTTCAGACCCTTCGACAGGCTCAGGGTGCTCGGAATTTGGATTGTCTTTGCGAGGAATGAGCCTTTGGCGAATGACGTGGCAATCTCTCCCTTGTCATCCTGAACGGAGTGAAGGATCTAAGAGACTGTGAAATATAGGCTATGAGGCTACCTCAGAGTCAAAAAAAAGGCATCGTCCTACCGTTTAAAGAGTAACCGAACACTGCACTATCCGCCAACCCTCAGATTCTTCGGCAGGCTCAGACCCTTCGACGGGCTCAGGGTGCTCGGAATTTGGATTGTCTTTGCGAGGAACGAGCCGTTAGGCGAGTGACGTGGCAATCTCCAACGAATTTAATCTATATGAGATTGCTTCGCTGCGCTCGCAAAGACAAAGGAGGATTGCTTCGCCTTCTCTATCAGGAAAAGTCTCACAAAGACAAAAGGGGGCGCCAGAATGACAAAAGGGAATGGTCTAACAAGGATAAAAGAGGGATGTCCCGAAAGATAAAGAAAGAAGAAGTAGCCCTCTAATTAACAAACAGCACTACAAAATAATAGACAATAACCCCGGCAAAGAGCAGACTATCAATACGGTCGAGGAAACCGCCGTGTCCGGGCAGGGTTTTTCCGGAATCTTTGATTGCCATATTGCGCTTAAAAAGTGATTCAAACAAATCACCGAATTGTCCGAATATGCTAACTAAAACAGCCAATAAAATGGCAACTCCGTAATTTATCGGTAATCCAAATAACCATACCAGCCCCAGCCCAATCAAGACAGCCCCCAAAACCCCTCCAAGAGCGCCTTCCGTAGTTTTCTTGGGGCTTACACTGGGGGCCAGTTTATGCTTACCCCAAGTTTTACCGATAAAATAGGCAAAGGTATCCGAGGCGACGTTAACCAACAGTGCAAAAAAGACCCATTCACGCCCCATTTCCAGATCCCTTAGTAAAACAAAATGGCTTAAAAGCCAACCGATATAGAAAATCCCCGCCAGCGTCCAGGCCCAACTCGCAAAGGCATCTCCTTTATTCTTGCGCATTAGCATTCCAAAAATCGGAACCACAACGGCAATTGTGATAAGAATCGGAAGCAGGTTATCGGTTTTGAAATGAGGGGAAATTATAAGAAGGACGGTCATAACTATGCCGAATGCGGTAAAAGGAATCGGTCCGGTAGCGGATTTGGAAACGGTTTTATAGAATTCGGATACGGCTAATGCCCCCCAAACGACAACCAGCACAGTCAGCCAAGGCAGCGGTTGGTCAAACCAAACGGCCCCAATAACCATAGGCAACAATACAAAAGCAGTTAAAAGTCTGGCTTTCAGCATTTAAACCCCGCCGTAGCGCCTTTCCCTTCGGCTAAAAGTTTCCAAAGCCTTTTTAATTTCCTTTTCGTTAAAATCGGGCCATAATACATCGGTAAAGTAGAATTCACTGTAAGCGGATTGCCACAGCAAAAAGTTTGAGATGCGAATATCCCCGCCGGTGCGGATAACCAAATCCACATCCTCTAAATTTTTGGTATAGAGATAACTCTCAAACAGTTCTTCGTTAATATCCTCAACGGGGATTTTATCCGCAACGATATTCTTTGCCGCATTTACAATCTCGGCACGCCCGCCGTAATCAAAAGCTAATGTTAAAGTCATTAAACTGTTATTTTCGGTAAGCTTGATTGCGTCTGTTATTGCTTCTGCGGTTTCCGTAGGGAGGTTGGCAAGGTTTCCGATATGGTTTAGTTTAACCCCGTTTTTATGCAGCTCCGGCAGTTCCTCTTTAATGGATTGCCCTAAAATTTCCAATATCCCCCGGATTTCTTCATTCGGGCGATTCCAATTTTCGGTGGAAAACGAATAGAGCGTAACGTATTTGATGCCGTATTTGGCAAGCGTTTTTATTAGGACAAGTATATTTTTAGTACCGGCGGCATGGCCGGCTTTTCTGGGGAGACCGCGTTTCTTGGCCCACCTTCCGTTTCCGTCCATAATAAAAGCAATGTGGTGGGGGAGTGGGGTGATATCTTTCGCTGCCAATAAAAATACCTCTATATTCTGAACTTAGCTCGCAATACAGAGGTATTATACACTAAAGATGATTATTTCGGAATAGGAATATTCTAAACTTCCATCAATTCTTTTTCTTTGTTGTCTCTGGCCTCATCGGCAAGTGCAACGGAATTATCGGTAATCTTTTGCACCTTATCCAATGCTCGTCTGAGATCATCTTGGGAAATTTCCTTATCTTTCTCTAATTTTTTTAGTTCTTCTGACGCATCTCGGCGCAGGTTGCGAATAATTATCTTTCCTTCTTCAACCCTTGCCTTAACGATTTTAATCAGCTCGAGTCGCCTTTCGTTTGAAAGCGGAGGGACTGCCAGCCTGATTGAAATACCGTCATTGTTGGGGGTAAGCCCAAGGTTGGATTTAAGAATCGCTTTTTCAATTGCCTTCAGAGTGCCGGGGTCCCAAGGTTGGATGATTAACAAATTAGAACCGGAAACGGAAATACCGGCGATATGACTGATAGGCATAGTGGTTTCGGCATATTCAACCCTGACATTTTCGACCATCGCCGGTGTGGCTCTGCCGGTGCGGATACCGCTTAGGTCTTTCTTGAGCACATCCAAGGTGGTCTGCATTTTTTGGTCCATTGTTAACAAAACTTCTTCTATCATATCACTACCCGTCGTTTATTAATGTACCGATGTGTTCTCCCATTACCAGCCTTTCCAAGCTGTTGGGGGCTTGAAGGTCGAAAACGATAATCGGCAAACCGTTTTCCAAGCATAGCGAAAGCGCAGTCGAGTCCATTACCTGTAAGCGCTTGTTAAGTACGTCCAAATACGTCAAATGATCAAACTTTTTAGCGGTTTTATCTTTGAGCGGATCGGCGCTGTAAACACCGTCAACATTATTCTTGCTCATTAGCAGAACTTCGGCCTCAATTTCAATCGCCCGTAGGGCGGCAGCCGTGTCGGTGGTCATATAGGGGTTGCCTGTTCCGCCCGCCAGAATAATAACGCGGCCTTTTTCCATATGCCGAATAGCACGTCGCATTAGGTACGGCTCGGCGACTTGTTCAATAGTAATTGCCGAAAGAGTTCTGGTAACAATCCCTTGCTTTTCCAGCGCATCTTGTAAAGACAGGGCGTTAATAACGGTTGCCAGCATACCGGCGTAATCTGCGGTAACGCGATCGATACCTTGTTTAGCGGCAGTGGCACCGCGCCAGATATTGCCGGCACCTATCACAGCGGCTACTTGGACGCCCATCTCAACAATGTGGCTAATTTGTTTTGCGACTCTTATAACGGTAGAGGCGTCAATGCCGTAGGCAGTGTTACCGCTGAAAGCCTCACCGCTTAGTTTCAGTAAGACTCTTTTGTACTTGGTATCACTCATTTAATACCTACTTATTCCGATAAATCAAATCGTGCTATACGACTAACCTTTATGTTTTCTCCCATTTTGGCGATATTGTTGACGATAATGTCATTGATTGTCAGGGAAGGGTCTTTGATATAGGCCTGTTTTAAAAGACAGACACTGTTTACATCCAATTCGGCTCGGTCCTCTTCGCACATATCGGCAGGGATATCTTCTTCGGAGATATATGCGGGATTCATAGCGGCAACTTGCATTGCGATATTGTGAGCAAGTTCTTTAAATTCGTCGGTGCGGGCAACGAAATCGGTTTCACAGTTAACTTCAACCATCGCTCCGATGCGTCCTCCGCAATGAATATAGGCCTCGACCAATCCCTGTTCGGTGGTTCTGTCGGCCTTTTTGGCGGCTTTGGCAAAACCCTGTTCCCTTAACAGTTCCAGTGCTTTTTCCATATCGCCTTCGGTTTTAACTAAAGCGGCACGGCAATCCATAATACCGGCACCGCATTGTTCTCTTAATTCTTTAATGCAAGCAGCAGAGACTTCCAATGTTTATCCCCCTAATTTTATTAGTTTTAAATTATTTAAGCTTCTTCTTGAGTTTCGGTTGCGACATCCGCGGCATCATCGGCAACAGCTTCTTCGGCTTCGGATGAGACGGGCATGTCACCGCTCCTGCCGGCGATAACGGCATTTGCAATCTTGCCGGTAATCAGCTTGATTGCTCTGATGGCGTCGTCGTTAGCGGGAATCGGATAATCGATTATGTCCGGCAGACAATTGGTGTCGACAACGGCAATAATGGGAATACCCAGTTTTTGCGCTTCGACAATGGCAATTTTTTCTTTAACCGGATCTATAATAAAGAGGGCATCGGGCAGGTTGGTCATTTCTTTGAAACCGCCCATGTTTTTGTTTAATTTTTCGATTTCTTCGCCAAGCTTAGAGGCTTCTTTCTTCGGAAGGCGCGCAAAATCACCTTTTGCTTGCTGATCTTCCAGCTTTACAAGATAATCGATTCTGGATTGAATTGCCGAGAAGTTGGTTAATACACCGCCAACCCAGCGTTGGTTGATGTAGTACATCTCACAGCGTTTTGCCTCTTCCTCAATGATGTCCTGAGCCTGTTTCTTTGTTCCGACAAAGAGGATTTTACCCCCGTCGGCAACCAGTTCTTTAACAAACTTGCAGGCCTCTTCCAGCATTGTCGCTGTCTGTTCAAGGTCGATAATGTGAATCCCGTTGCGTTTAGTGAAGATATATTTCTTCATACGCGGATTCCAATGACTTGTCTGGTGCCCAAAATGCGCACCTGATTCCAGTAATTCTTTAATTGTAGCAGTGTCCGCCAATTTTATCCCTCTTTCTAGTTATGCTTTATTAATATGTTAGTATAACATAATTAACTTTATGTAGTAAATATTCAAAACCGTTTGCCGTTCCAAGTTTACGGTATCCGTCTTTAGGCGCAAACGATTTTACAAGCCCGCTTATGATATACCACAAGAAAGAAATAACCGCAAGCGGTAGCTTTTGGAATGCCCTAGTTTTGCTTTACAAATATGCATTCAATAACCTAAAATATGGTGTCGGGCGATTAGCTCAGCTGGTTAGAGCGCTTGCTTCACACGCAAGAGGTCATTGGTTCAAGTCCAATATCGCCCACCATGTAGTTACAGTAGGGAGAACCTTTTTCCCCGCACTCACTTGAGCCGTTTTTGGCTTGGTTTGCGCATTACATAGCTTTTTTGCTAAACTATTACCTAACTTATGGGCCGTTAGCTCAGTTGGTAGAGCACCTGACTTTTAATCAGGGTGTCACAGGTTCGAGACCTGTACGGCCTACATTCAGATTCCCCTCTTTATTTTCCGTGTTGAAAATTGTGTCAAATTTTTCACGATATCTTTTCGGCTCTGCTTTGGTTATAATTCGTTTACCGGCTGTTTTAGGCTTTTTTACAAGATATTCTCTGTTTAGCAAAAAGATATTGCATCTTTGTGATAATAAGTGTAAATTATAGGCATCAATGAGCACAGAAGATTGGAAGAATAAATTATACTTAGGTGACAATCTGGACATACTCAGAAGATATGTCGCAGATGAGTCCGTTGATTTAATTTATCTCGACCCCCCTTTCAATTCCAACGCTACCTACAACATTCTTTTCCAAGAAAAGAGCGGCGAAAAATCCGCGGCACAAATTACGGCCTTTGATGATACGTGGCATTGGGGACAGGAATCTGAATTTGCTTATCAGGAAATAGTTCGTGATGGCCCAGAAAAACTAGCGAATTTGATTCAGGCTTTCCGTATGTTTTTAGGTCAGAACGATATGATGGCTTATCTGGTAATGATGGCTGAGCGATTAGTGGAATTGCACAGAGTATTGAAACCGACAGGGAGTATTTATCTTCATTGCGATCAAACTGCCAGTCATTACTTAAAATTACTATTGGATGCTATTTTTGGAGCAAATTGTTTCTTGAATAATATTGTATGGCCTAGAACCTACTCCTCTAAAGCACAGTCTAAAAGTCTAGGGCGTTGCCATGATATAATATTTTTATACAGTAAAACTAACACTTTTACTTGGTACCATCAATATGTTCCATATGATGAGGAATATATTAAAAAATATTTTAAATATCAAGACGAGACTGGTCGTAAATATCTTTCTCTAAGTCTTACCCAAAGAGGTGATGGACCTCCAAGAATATTTGGAGACAAACTTATAAAACCACCGTCAGGCATGCATTGGATATGGGGGCAAGAAAGAATTAATGAAGCTTTTAAAGCAGGGTATATTTTCTTTACTAAAAATGGTTTCCCAAGATACAAGAGATTCTATGATGAAATAGAAAATCCAGGAAAGCCAGTTTCTGACGTTTGGGATGATATAAAACCCCTAAATTCATGGCATACTGAACTGTTGGGCTATCCAACACAAAAACCTGAATCTCTGCTTGAGCGTATCATAAAAGCGTCCAGTAATGAAGGAGATTTGGTACTTGACCCATTTTGTGGCTGCGGAACAAGCATATCTGTTGCCGAAAGGTTACATAGACGGTGGATAGGTATAGATATAACTCATCTTGCTATTACCCTAATGCGTAATCGCTTACACGATACCTTTGGTAACGAATTAGCGCCATATGAAATAATCGGTCAGCCTGTCGACCTGGCTAGCGCCAAAAATTTAGCGCAGAAAAGCGAGCACTCGGGGAGATATCAATTCGAGTGGTGGGCACTCGGTTTAGTTGATGCTCGTCCTGCACAGGATAAAAAGAAGGGTGCAGATAAAGGCATCGATGGCTATATCAACTTCTTTGATGATAATTCAGGCAAAGCCAAAACAATTATAGTTCAGGTAAAAAGTGGGCACGTTAGTTCTAGCCATATAAGAGACCTTAAAGGTGTTGTAGAACGTGAAAAGGCACAAATCGGCGTTTACGTAACGCTTGAGGAGCCCACCAAGCCAATGAAAGATGAGGCGGTTGCAGCAGGTTTTTATGAACCCGAGTTCTTCCCGGGTCATTATTATCCAAAAATGCAGATATTAACAATTCAAGAATTATTAGATGGCAAAAAAATAGAATACCCGAGATATGCTCCGGAAGCCACATTTAAAAGAGCGCAAAGATTAAAAAAGGATAACGGCGAAGAGCAAGGCAAGATGTTTTAGTCGCTTTTTTGATAACATTTTGATAACGGATTTATCAAGACCATAAACACCCCGACATCACTCCACCCCCATCATCCGCAACACCTCCGGCAGTTGCCGTTCTTCTAATTCCTTCTCAAAGCGGCAAAAATCAGGCAAAGCGGAAAAGTGGAGTAAGTGCGATAAACATCGGCAATCGGAACTGCCAAATCCGGGAACAGGCATTTGTACGTCCGTTAATCCTTGCAAAATTGAGGTCCATTTACATTCCAGCTTGTCGGGGCTTAAAGAGTACCAAACTTGAATTACTTTATTTTGGCGGAGAAGGTAATCGATATGCCAATGCAGCTTCTTTTCCGCCTTTAAGTGGCGTCCCAGCCTGCTGTTTAGCCCGTTTAGCGCGCTGCCGACATAAATATAATAACCGGCGGGGAATTCATAGGTGCCTAACTTACCGATTGTAAGCAGAGAAGGCCTTTCGGCAAAAATCACCAGAGCGTACGTTCCCGCTTCATCCGTTGTCTTTTTGGGCAAAAGGTCTGATGCTTTACCGTCCATCCGCAAAAGATTATTCCTGCCCGGTACGTCCGATAATAGCATCAATTTCTATTTTAGCCCCCAGCGGCAGCTTGCCAACCTGAATTGCAGTTCTGGCCGGCGGTGCGTCGTTAAAATAGAGGGCGTAGATTTCGTTAAACCGTTTAAAGTCGTTCATATCCGTTAGATAGCAAGTAATTTTAAGCGCCCCTTTAAGAGAAAATCCGGCTTCCTCCGCAATAATCTTCAGGCGGTTTAAAGAGGCCGGGGCTTGTTCTTCAATCCCTCCCTGAACCAAGTCGCCCGTAATCGGGTCAAGCGGTAACTGCCCTGAGATATAAAGCGTTTCGTTATAGATTACTGCCTGCGAATATGGGCCGTTCGGCTGGGGGATTTTATCGGTGCAAAATACCTTTTTGTTCATTTCTATCTCCTAATTTACGGTATTATAACTAATATTTTGATACGTTAACCGTTGATATTTCTCCGCTGACGCTAAAGACAACCCGTTCGCAAATGTTGGTTACCCTGTCCGCAAAGCGCTCCATGTTGTGAGCGGCCCAAACGAGCCAAGTTACTTTGGTTATATCTTTGGGGTGCCCGATCATAAACAGAACAAGTTTGCGGAAGGTTTGGTCGTAGAGCTTATCGACTTGCTCATCACGGTTAGAAATAAGCTTGGCCTTTTCGGCATTGTTTTCTCCGAACGCTTCCAAACTGCCTTCCAGCATCTCAATAGCTCTGGTTGCCATATTATGCAGCTCGGCAGGTGATTTTAAATCGGGTTCTTTGCCAATCATTAACGTTATTTTGGCAATACCTTCGGCGTAATCACCCATTCGTTCCAGTTCGGTAACAATACTGAGCATTGCCACAATTTTACGCAAATCCTTTTCTTCCGGATGCCCCGTGCGGATAAGTTGCATACAGTTATTTTCTAAAACGTATCTTTGGTGGTCTATTTTATTGTCGTTTTTGATAACTTTAGTGGCAAGCGCAACATCTTTTTCTTCCAAACTCAGGGTTGCCTGTGCCATTGCCGTTTTAACCGTATTTCCAAAAGCTAAAACCGCTTGTTCTAAGAGTCTTAATTTATTATCGAAGCTTTCAATATCGCTTAGTGTATCGGCTACCTGAAGCTCATCTCCCGAAAGCCCATCCTCGACGGCTTCGTTGACGCGTGTGCCGGATTCGTCAATCTCTTTGCTGACCGCTTTTAATCTGAACTTTAAGGTTACGCGGTCGATAATCTCAAAAAAGATCCATTTGATTACGATGCTCCCCGCCACAAGGTAGAAAAGGACGAAAATTATGTAAGGGGGCTGGGGCCATATTAAATACATTATCCAGCTCCAGACCAAAGAAAAAACAACCCCCAAAACGACTTTCATAAAATTGATATCGAGCTTGATTTTAAGTGCTTTCATAACTTTTACTCCCTTGTTTGAACTTGAAGTTTTACCGTAATTTTGCACCGGTATCGGTATATTTTGAAAAAGAGGCGTTAGCCTGTCTCTTTTATTATTCAACTAATTTAAAGCGGGTTACATCTACCAGCCCCATATCCGTTAGCCTGAGTTCCGGAATTACGGGCAGCGCCATAAAAGAGAGCGTTGCGAACGGGTCAGCAAGTGTCGAACCCAGTTCGGCGGCAATCTTTTTTAAATTCTGCAGCTTTTCCGCTACCGTTTCTAACTGTTCCACCGACATTAATCCCCCGATAGATAGTTGCAGGCTCCCCAATACTTTACCGTTTTGAGCTACCGCTATCCCGCCCTGTAACTTCTCTATTTCTTTAACTGCCGCATAAATATCTTCGTCGTTTGTTCCGGCGGCAATGATATTATGCGAATCGTGGGCGACGGAGGTAGCGAGTGCACCTTTTTTAAGCCCCAACCCTTTAATAAGCCCTTTACCGATATTGCCGCTGGCTCGGTGCCTTTCGATTACCACCAGTTTTAAAAGGTCTCTTTTGGTATCGGTGCAGATATAGCCATCTTTGGTTTGAACCGTTTCCGTTTTCATTTTGGTAACGATTTGATCGGGGACAATTTCAATTACAAGGCTATCTTCGCCTTTGCTTTTGAGCTTAAGATCAGATACGTCAAACGGTTTTATTCTAATCGTATCCGTTAAAGATTTTGCCGCGGGCTGTTTGATATCAAATAAGGCCTTTCCTTTTTTTGCAACGTTTCTCCCTTGATAGAAAACCATATCTATATCAAAATCGGATAGGTTATTAACGGTAATCAGATTAGCAATATATCCGGGGGCGATGGCTCCGATTCTTTTAAGCCCAAAGTATTCGGCGGGGTTAATGGTTGCAAGCTGAATTGCCCTTATCGGGTCGAGCCCTAATCTAATTGCTTTACGTACTACGGCATCGATATCACCGTCGTTTAACAAATCAAAACAACTGCGGTCATCAACAACAAACATACATCTTTTATAAGTTTTATCGGTTACTAATGGTAACAGTTCTTGCAGATTCTTTTCGGAAGAACCTTCCCGAATCATTATATGCATTCCCCGCATCAGCTTTTCTTTGGCCTCGGCCAAGGTTACCGATTCATGGTCGGAATAGATTCCGGCGGAAATATAGGCGTTTAAAT
Above is a genomic segment from Dehalococcoidales bacterium containing:
- the rseP gene encoding RIP metalloprotease RseP, giving the protein MNILIAFVLLLPIAAIAALIYKHRLFNRKELTLAVVLVAALAYFAIAIIAIIATELAGYEIVIPGMGLITTVAAFFFVLIIVVLAHELGHFATAKACGVKVEEFGLGFPPRIAAFKYGETEYSLNLVPLGGFTKIAGEEDPQVERSLAGKGIGTRLLVLSAGSIMNFILPFLLLTIAFMVPHNVVTGNVSVVEIAGNSPAESAGILAGDQIIEINGKTVNNNTDVSRYIQMHLGNEMKILLERTDGSQKTVTVVPRWNPPEGQGAVGFAIRTENAIIEKQSFNPWVSFKKGTVEAFETMVLFKNGILSMFIVSGATTDLVGPVGIAEITGQVARAGISPLLEWTAFFSLNLAIINLLPLPALDGGRIIFVLLEWIRRGKKVAPETEGKIHFFGFVLLIMLMIAITFQDIARIIAE
- a CDS encoding 1-deoxy-D-xylulose-5-phosphate reductoisomerase produces the protein MTNAITNLVILGSTGSIGQQTLDVIRALPDRFNVIGLAAGGNIQLLKEQIKEFSPQYYYCTDKPALTLSSDSRYLNMEEMSALPEADIVVVATPGGAGLKPTLAAVRAGKKIALSNKEALVSAGSVIMSEAEKHKAEILPVDSEHSAIWQCFEGEDRENAKIVLTASGGPFRGYSKEQLAEVTPEQALKHPSWKMGKKVTIDSATLFNKGMEVIEAHWLFGISYEDISVLVHPQSIIHSMVEFKDGSVKAQLGIPDMRLPIQYALTYGKRSDNPAIPRIDWRKINKLDFEQPNTDVFPCLKLAIDAGKEGGTMPAVLCAADEVAVTLFLESRIKFNHIAELIEKTLEKHANINNPTLENIFAADDWARVTAIELAENLSK
- a CDS encoding phosphatidate cytidylyltransferase; the encoded protein is MLKARLLTAFVLLPMVIGAVWFDQPLPWLTVLVVVWGALAVSEFYKTVSKSATGPIPFTAFGIVMTVLLIISPHFKTDNLLPILITIAVVVPIFGMLMRKNKGDAFASWAWTLAGIFYIGWLLSHFVLLRDLEMGREWVFFALLVNVASDTFAYFIGKTWGKHKLAPSVSPKKTTEGALGGVLGAVLIGLGLVWLFGLPINYGVAILLAVLVSIFGQFGDLFESLFKRNMAIKDSGKTLPGHGGFLDRIDSLLFAGVIVYYFVVLFVN
- a CDS encoding isoprenyl transferase — its product is MAAKDITPLPHHIAFIMDGNGRWAKKRGLPRKAGHAAGTKNILVLIKTLAKYGIKYVTLYSFSTENWNRPNEEIRGILEILGQSIKEELPELHKNGVKLNHIGNLANLPTETAEAITDAIKLTENNSLMTLTLAFDYGGRAEIVNAAKNIVADKIPVEDINEELFESYLYTKNLEDVDLVIRTGGDIRISNFLLWQSAYSEFYFTDVLWPDFNEKEIKKALETFSRRERRYGGV
- the frr gene encoding ribosome recycling factor — its product is MIEEVLLTMDQKMQTTLDVLKKDLSGIRTGRATPAMVENVRVEYAETTMPISHIAGISVSGSNLLIIQPWDPGTLKAIEKAILKSNLGLTPNNDGISIRLAVPPLSNERRLELIKIVKARVEEGKIIIRNLRRDASEELKKLEKDKEISQDDLRRALDKVQKITDNSVALADEARDNKEKELMEV
- the pyrH gene encoding UMP kinase, whose protein sequence is MSDTKYKRVLLKLSGEAFSGNTAYGIDASTVIRVAKQISHIVEMGVQVAAVIGAGNIWRGATAAKQGIDRVTADYAGMLATVINALSLQDALEKQGIVTRTLSAITIEQVAEPYLMRRAIRHMEKGRVIILAGGTGNPYMTTDTAAALRAIEIEAEVLLMSKNNVDGVYSADPLKDKTAKKFDHLTYLDVLNKRLQVMDSTALSLCLENGLPIIVFDLQAPNSLERLVMGEHIGTLINDG
- the tsf gene encoding translation elongation factor Ts; amino-acid sequence: MEVSAACIKELREQCGAGIMDCRAALVKTEGDMEKALELLREQGFAKAAKKADRTTEQGLVEAYIHCGGRIGAMVEVNCETDFVARTDEFKELAHNIAMQVAAMNPAYISEEDIPADMCEEDRAELDVNSVCLLKQAYIKDPSLTINDIIVNNIAKMGENIKVSRIARFDLSE
- the rpsB gene encoding 30S ribosomal protein S2 translates to MADTATIKELLESGAHFGHQTSHWNPRMKKYIFTKRNGIHIIDLEQTATMLEEACKFVKELVADGGKILFVGTKKQAQDIIEEEAKRCEMYYINQRWVGGVLTNFSAIQSRIDYLVKLEDQQAKGDFARLPKKEASKLGEEIEKLNKNMGGFKEMTNLPDALFIIDPVKEKIAIVEAQKLGIPIIAVVDTNCLPDIIDYPIPANDDAIRAIKLITGKIANAVIAGRSGDMPVSSEAEEAVADDAADVATETQEEA
- a CDS encoding DNA methyltransferase, which translates into the protein MSTEDWKNKLYLGDNLDILRRYVADESVDLIYLDPPFNSNATYNILFQEKSGEKSAAQITAFDDTWHWGQESEFAYQEIVRDGPEKLANLIQAFRMFLGQNDMMAYLVMMAERLVELHRVLKPTGSIYLHCDQTASHYLKLLLDAIFGANCFLNNIVWPRTYSSKAQSKSLGRCHDIIFLYSKTNTFTWYHQYVPYDEEYIKKYFKYQDETGRKYLSLSLTQRGDGPPRIFGDKLIKPPSGMHWIWGQERINEAFKAGYIFFTKNGFPRYKRFYDEIENPGKPVSDVWDDIKPLNSWHTELLGYPTQKPESLLERIIKASSNEGDLVLDPFCGCGTSISVAERLHRRWIGIDITHLAITLMRNRLHDTFGNELAPYEIIGQPVDLASAKNLAQKSEHSGRYQFEWWALGLVDARPAQDKKKGADKGIDGYINFFDDNSGKAKTIIVQVKSGHVSSSHIRDLKGVVEREKAQIGVYVTLEEPTKPMKDEAVAAGFYEPEFFPGHYYPKMQILTIQELLDGKKIEYPRYAPEATFKRAQRLKKDNGEEQGKMF
- a CDS encoding GIY-YIG nuclease family protein, translating into MDGKASDLLPKKTTDEAGTYALVIFAERPSLLTIGKLGTYEFPAGYYIYVGSALNGLNSRLGRHLKAEKKLHWHIDYLLRQNKVIQVWYSLSPDKLECKWTSILQGLTDVQMPVPGFGSSDCRCLSHLLHFSALPDFCRFEKELEERQLPEVLRMMGVE
- a CDS encoding Rid family detoxifying hydrolase; translation: MNKKVFCTDKIPQPNGPYSQAVIYNETLYISGQLPLDPITGDLVQGGIEEQAPASLNRLKIIAEEAGFSLKGALKITCYLTDMNDFKRFNEIYALYFNDAPPARTAIQVGKLPLGAKIEIDAIIGRTGQE